The following are encoded in a window of Gemmatimonadales bacterium genomic DNA:
- a CDS encoding YciI family protein has product MPTEWSTHYAWFLVANPAYVSQGEEAEAALTNAHIQYQLQLHAEGHAIVAGGFAPLAGDPVIGLTVLRAATQEAAQALADADPAVRAGRLLARVRTWWVPTEQLP; this is encoded by the coding sequence ATGCCGACCGAATGGAGCACTCACTACGCCTGGTTCCTGGTGGCGAATCCAGCGTACGTGAGCCAGGGCGAGGAGGCGGAGGCCGCGCTGACCAACGCCCATATCCAGTACCAGTTGCAGTTGCACGCGGAAGGCCATGCCATCGTCGCCGGCGGGTTTGCGCCGTTGGCGGGTGATCCGGTGATCGGACTGACGGTCCTCCGTGCGGCGACGCAGGAGGCGGCACAGGCGCTCGCTGACGCCGATCCCGCCGTGCGGGCCGGCCGGTTGCTTGCCCGGGTACGGACTTGGTGGGTGCCGACGGAGCAACTGCCCTAG
- a CDS encoding PAS domain-containing protein, with product MRDQHRSKQELINENTDLRKQVADLKQAASERRRVEDTLRHDRELLRALLDQAPHPLCLLDSNAVPLLVNRAFAELLGYRSPGELIRLGSALGLVFGDPSRASGQPGGMASEITFRRSDGGALTTPVLSTVVPRTDLLAITVLTNQQLV from the coding sequence ATGCGGGATCAGCACCGCAGCAAGCAGGAACTGATCAACGAGAACACCGATCTCCGCAAGCAGGTGGCCGACCTGAAGCAGGCCGCCAGTGAGCGCCGCCGGGTGGAAGACACCTTGCGGCACGATCGCGAACTCCTTCGCGCCCTCCTCGACCAGGCCCCGCATCCCCTCTGTCTCCTCGACAGCAACGCCGTGCCGCTCCTGGTCAACCGCGCGTTTGCCGAGCTGTTGGGGTACCGCTCACCAGGAGAGCTGATCCGTCTGGGCAGCGCACTTGGGCTCGTGTTCGGTGACCCCTCACGTGCAAGTGGGCAACCAGGTGGGATGGCCAGCGAGATCACCTTCCGCCGCAGCGACGGCGGCGCGCTGACCACCCCCGTGCTTTCGACCGTCGTGCCCCGCACCGATCTTCTCGCCATCACGGTGTTGACCAACCAGCAACTGGTCTGA
- a CDS encoding amino acid permease — MATPAQPTLVRALGRRDLTAFAVNRVIGGGIFGIPAILYLAVGPFSVWAIVLAGLVVLGVTLCFAEVGSAFRDTGGPYLYAYETFGPVVGFEIGWLMWVTQLGGFAAVTNLFVDYLGWFAPTLSTGPWRIAIITGLVVLLTTINVLGVRRAGTVNNIVTLAKLIPLALFVLAGLFFVEGARLIPSAVPAPAALSGAVLLAIYAFSGFEVLGVPSGEVRDPERTIPFSFLAGLGIVALVYVGVQVVAVGTLPDLGHSARPLADAAERVFGPVGALVMVVGALLSTLGVAHAILLGAGRMPFAMAERRQLPARIAAVHPRYQTPYLGLVVSGVGMLLFTVVTTFASAVSITVGLRVIVYIVTCAALPVLRRDGTRSPAAFRAPAGTALAIACVLVCLGLLASRPRGDIIQLAVVLALGWLAWLAASRRGN, encoded by the coding sequence GTGGCCACACCCGCGCAGCCTACCCTCGTTCGTGCCCTCGGCCGGCGCGACCTCACTGCCTTTGCCGTCAACCGTGTTATCGGTGGCGGCATCTTCGGCATTCCTGCCATCCTTTACCTCGCCGTCGGCCCCTTCAGTGTGTGGGCCATCGTCCTCGCCGGTCTGGTGGTCCTCGGCGTGACACTCTGCTTCGCCGAAGTGGGCAGCGCCTTCCGGGACACGGGAGGGCCGTATCTCTACGCGTACGAAACATTCGGCCCCGTCGTCGGGTTCGAGATCGGTTGGCTGATGTGGGTGACGCAGCTCGGTGGTTTCGCCGCGGTCACCAACCTCTTTGTCGACTATCTCGGCTGGTTCGCGCCGACTCTCTCGACCGGTCCCTGGCGGATCGCCATCATCACCGGTCTCGTCGTCCTGCTCACCACGATCAACGTCCTCGGCGTGCGGCGCGCCGGAACCGTCAACAACATTGTCACGCTTGCCAAGCTCATCCCGCTCGCCCTGTTCGTGCTCGCCGGGTTGTTCTTCGTCGAGGGGGCCCGGCTGATTCCCTCGGCCGTGCCGGCACCCGCCGCGCTCTCTGGCGCCGTGCTGCTCGCCATCTACGCCTTCAGCGGCTTCGAGGTGCTCGGGGTGCCCAGCGGCGAGGTACGTGATCCGGAACGGACGATTCCGTTCTCCTTCCTGGCCGGTCTCGGCATCGTGGCGCTCGTCTATGTGGGGGTACAGGTGGTGGCGGTGGGGACGCTCCCTGATCTCGGACACTCGGCCCGCCCGCTGGCGGACGCCGCCGAGCGCGTCTTCGGGCCCGTCGGTGCCCTCGTGATGGTCGTCGGCGCACTGCTCTCCACACTCGGAGTTGCGCACGCGATCCTCCTCGGGGCCGGCCGGATGCCGTTCGCCATGGCCGAGCGCCGCCAGCTGCCGGCGCGGATCGCCGCGGTGCACCCGCGCTACCAGACCCCGTACCTGGGCCTCGTGGTGTCGGGAGTGGGCATGCTCCTCTTCACGGTCGTGACCACCTTCGCGTCCGCCGTCTCGATCACGGTGGGCCTGCGGGTCATCGTCTACATCGTGACCTGCGCGGCACTGCCTGTATTGCGCCGCGACGGCACGCGGTCGCCGGCCGCTTTCCGCGCCCCGGCCGGGACCGCCCTGGCAATCGCCTGTGTGCTCGTGTGCCTCGGTTTGCTGGCGTCGCGACCGAGGGGGGATATCATACAACTGGCCGTCGTGCTGGCACTCGGCTGGCTGGCGTGGCTGGCGGCGTCCCGCCGCGGCAACTGA
- a CDS encoding LemA family protein, with protein MTILILLAVAVAIYATVTFNALTRLRQLTDNAWADIDVQLKRRHDLIPSLVATVKGHAGYERGTLDAVVEARNRAVSAGGPAAAGEAERVLSSAVRQIFVLAEAYPELQAGESYLALQKSLTDIEDHIQNARRYYNAVVRDRNTKVQQFPSNLIAGAFRFREAEFFGLSDRGEGAVPTIDLEGPK; from the coding sequence ATGACAATCCTGATCCTCCTCGCGGTGGCCGTGGCGATCTACGCCACCGTCACCTTCAACGCCCTGACCCGCCTCCGCCAGCTCACGGACAACGCCTGGGCCGACATTGATGTGCAGCTGAAGCGCCGCCACGATCTCATCCCGTCGCTGGTGGCCACGGTCAAGGGACACGCCGGCTATGAGCGGGGGACCCTCGACGCGGTGGTCGAGGCGCGAAACCGTGCCGTGAGCGCCGGCGGCCCAGCCGCGGCCGGAGAGGCCGAACGGGTGCTGTCCAGCGCCGTGCGGCAGATCTTCGTCCTGGCGGAGGCGTATCCCGAGCTCCAGGCCGGCGAGAGCTACCTGGCGCTGCAGAAGAGCCTGACCGACATCGAGGACCACATCCAGAACGCGCGCCGCTACTACAACGCGGTGGTGCGCGACCGGAACACGAAGGTGCAGCAGTTTCCCTCGAATCTGATCGCGGGGGCGTTCCGGTTCCGGGAGGCGGAGTTCTTCGGCCTGAGCGACCGGGGGGAGGGTGCCGTGCCCACCATCGACCTGGAGGGACCGAAGTGA
- a CDS encoding DUF2207 domain-containing protein, which produces MRRLGFVLALGLSLIATPGSAQRSLAIKQFDAHIVVGLDGTVDVSEKITVAFSGQWNGVYRTVPVEYRTPQGFSWTLRLEDISATDENGTALKVERSRERHYLKLKIWVPGANNATKVVVLHYKATNGLRFFEDHDELYWNITGDEWDVPIESVSARIDLPPTVSGVRAIAFDGAYGSTSQNAEVAIDGSEVTVTMAQPLGFHEGVTAVVGWNKGVIAEPTSVERATGFLASNWPLGIPVLVFFGMLTLWRRTGRDPEERPIGVRYDPPKGLTPAEAGTMIDEKVDMRDITATIVDLAVQGYLKIEEKQENVLFGLFKHQEYVFHRLDPKPGARPLERHEDFVLEGMFRHGKRTVELSDLEDEFYTYLSRIKNSTFDRLVDRGLYRSRPDRVRAAWMVGAVVLTFPVAMIGAFIGDKFGMSPVAFILAAVISGVIVLAFGYFMPARTVAGARAYEDTRGFEEFLRRVDSDRYARVVKTPEMFEKFLPYAMAFGVEAKWAKAFDDIYKEPPTWYVGTNMSGFNARSFSSRISTLSTRAGSTMSSSPRSSSGSGFGGGGSSGGGGGGGGGGGF; this is translated from the coding sequence GTGAGGCGGCTCGGGTTCGTCCTCGCCCTCGGCCTCTCCCTCATCGCGACGCCGGGCTCGGCGCAGCGGTCGCTGGCCATCAAGCAGTTCGATGCGCACATCGTCGTCGGCCTGGACGGCACTGTCGACGTGTCCGAGAAGATCACGGTGGCGTTCAGCGGCCAGTGGAACGGGGTCTACCGAACGGTGCCCGTGGAGTACCGGACCCCGCAGGGATTCTCGTGGACCTTGCGGCTGGAGGACATCAGCGCCACCGACGAGAACGGCACGGCGCTCAAGGTGGAGCGTTCACGCGAGCGCCACTACCTGAAGTTGAAGATCTGGGTGCCCGGCGCGAACAACGCCACCAAGGTGGTCGTCCTCCACTACAAGGCGACGAACGGGCTCCGGTTCTTTGAGGATCACGACGAGCTCTACTGGAACATCACCGGCGACGAATGGGACGTGCCGATTGAATCGGTTTCGGCGCGGATCGACCTGCCCCCCACCGTCTCGGGGGTGCGGGCCATTGCGTTTGATGGAGCCTACGGATCCACGTCGCAGAACGCCGAGGTAGCGATCGACGGGTCCGAGGTCACCGTCACCATGGCGCAACCGCTCGGCTTCCACGAGGGCGTGACGGCGGTGGTCGGCTGGAACAAGGGCGTGATTGCCGAGCCCACGTCGGTCGAGCGGGCCACCGGGTTCCTGGCCAGCAACTGGCCGCTGGGCATTCCGGTCCTGGTGTTCTTCGGAATGCTCACCCTCTGGCGCCGGACGGGGCGCGACCCGGAAGAGCGCCCCATCGGGGTGCGGTACGACCCGCCGAAGGGGCTGACCCCCGCCGAGGCGGGGACGATGATCGACGAGAAGGTGGACATGCGTGACATCACCGCCACCATCGTCGACCTGGCGGTGCAGGGCTATCTGAAGATCGAGGAAAAGCAGGAGAACGTCCTTTTCGGGCTCTTCAAGCATCAGGAGTATGTCTTCCATCGGCTGGACCCGAAGCCGGGCGCGCGGCCGCTGGAACGGCACGAGGATTTTGTCCTGGAAGGGATGTTCCGGCACGGGAAACGAACGGTGGAGCTGTCGGACCTCGAAGATGAGTTCTACACCTATCTGTCCCGGATCAAGAACTCCACGTTCGACCGGCTGGTGGATCGCGGGTTGTACCGGTCGCGGCCCGACCGGGTGCGGGCGGCCTGGATGGTGGGGGCCGTGGTGCTCACTTTTCCCGTCGCCATGATCGGCGCCTTCATTGGGGACAAGTTCGGGATGTCCCCGGTGGCCTTCATCCTGGCGGCGGTCATCAGCGGCGTGATCGTCCTCGCCTTCGGCTACTTCATGCCGGCGCGGACGGTGGCGGGTGCGCGCGCCTACGAAGACACTCGCGGCTTCGAGGAGTTCCTCCGTCGGGTGGACAGCGATCGCTATGCACGGGTCGTCAAGACGCCGGAGATGTTCGAGAAGTTCTTGCCCTACGCCATGGCGTTCGGGGTGGAAGCCAAGTGGGCCAAGGCCTTTGACGACATCTACAAGGAGCCACCGACCTGGTACGTGGGGACCAACATGTCAGGGTTCAACGCGCGGAGCTTCTCGTCGCGCATCTCCACCCTCTCCACCCGGGCCGGGAGCACCATGAGTTCCTCGCCTCGGAGCTCCAGCGGGTCGGGGTTCGGGGGCGGCGGATCGTCCGGTGGGGGCGGAGGCGGGGGCGGGGGCGGCGGATTCTGA
- a CDS encoding NAD(P)-binding domain-containing protein: MQVGIIGSGIVGQTLGRGFLAHGHSVMLGTRTPAKLSEWAANTPGGRVGSSTEAVQFGELLVLAVKGTAALLALQSVAAEDLAGKVVIDATNPIVDGLPEHGLLRFFTTPEDSLMERLQREFPYTRFVKAFNSVGNARMVNPDFPQGPPTMFICGSDAKAKQVVTSVLEQFGWESEDMGGVESARAIEPLCILWCLPGFLRGEWTHAFKLLR, from the coding sequence ATGCAGGTCGGCATCATCGGCTCCGGCATCGTGGGACAGACACTCGGGCGCGGGTTCCTCGCTCACGGCCACTCCGTCATGCTGGGCACCCGCACCCCCGCCAAGCTGTCGGAGTGGGCAGCGAACACCCCCGGCGGGCGGGTCGGGAGCAGCACCGAGGCCGTCCAGTTCGGCGAGCTGCTGGTCCTGGCGGTCAAGGGCACCGCCGCGCTGCTGGCGCTCCAGTCGGTCGCGGCCGAGGACCTGGCCGGAAAAGTGGTCATCGACGCGACGAACCCGATCGTGGACGGCCTCCCGGAACACGGTCTGCTCCGGTTCTTCACCACGCCGGAAGACTCCCTCATGGAGCGGCTCCAGCGGGAATTTCCCTACACCAGGTTCGTGAAGGCGTTTAACAGCGTCGGGAACGCCCGCATGGTCAACCCCGACTTCCCGCAGGGACCGCCGACCATGTTCATCTGCGGCAGCGACGCCAAGGCGAAGCAGGTCGTCACGTCGGTCCTGGAGCAGTTCGGCTGGGAGAGCGAGGACATGGGGGGCGTGGAGTCCGCGCGCGCCATCGAGCCACTCTGCATCCTCTGGTGCCTTCCGGGGTTCCTCCGCGGCGAGTGGACCCACGCCTTCAAGCTGTTGCGTTAG
- a CDS encoding MoaD/ThiS family protein: MPTVAFTENIQRHVACPPTEVAGGTVREVLDAVFAGNPLARGYVLDEQGELRKHMAIFLDGRMVRDRGGLTDPVRPDSKLYVMQALSGG; the protein is encoded by the coding sequence ATGCCGACGGTCGCGTTCACCGAGAATATTCAGCGCCACGTGGCCTGTCCCCCGACGGAGGTCGCGGGCGGCACGGTGCGCGAGGTGCTCGACGCCGTGTTTGCCGGAAACCCGCTGGCTCGCGGATACGTCCTCGATGAGCAGGGTGAGCTGCGGAAGCACATGGCCATCTTCCTCGACGGCCGAATGGTCCGGGACCGGGGAGGGCTGACCGACCCGGTGCGGCCCGATTCAAAGCTGTACGTCATGCAGGCGCTCTCCGGGGGCTGA